One Vitis vinifera cultivar Pinot Noir 40024 chromosome 8, ASM3070453v1 genomic window carries:
- the LOC100263665 gene encoding cationic peroxidase 1 → MASHHFSSSSFFTTFRLCFCLLFPFLLGMASAQLTTNYYSSSCPNALSIIKSAVNTAVNNEARMGASLLRLHFHDCFVNGCDASILLDDTSNFTGEKTAVPNANSVRGFDVIDTIKSQVESSCPGVVSCADILAVVARDSVVALGGPSWTVRLGRRDSTTASLSTANSDIPAPTLNLSGLISSFSNKGFSANEMVALSGSHTIGQARCTNFRDRLYNETNIDASFQSSLQANCPSSGGDNNLSPLDTKSPTTFDNAYFTNLVNNKGLLHSDQQLFNGGSTDSQVTTYSTKSTTFFTDFANAIVKMGNLSPLTGTSGQIRTNCRKTN, encoded by the exons ATGGCTTCCCATCATTTTTCTTCCTCATCATTTTTCACCACCTTCAGGCTCTGCTTTTGCCTCTTATTCCCATTTTTGCTTGGCATGGCATCGGCTCAATTAACCACAAATTATTACTCATCATCATGTCCAAATGCCCTTTCAATCATCAAATCTGCAGTGAACACGGCAGTGAACAATGAGGCTCGCATGGGCGCATCCCTGCTCCGTCTTCATTTCCATGATTGCTTTGTTAAT GGGTGTGATGCATCAATCCTGCTGGACGACACATCCAACTTCACCGGTGAGAAAACTGCGGTACCAAATGCAAATTCTGTGAGGGGATTTGATGTGATTGACACCATCAAATCTCAAGTGGAGAGCTCCTGCCCCGGTGTGGTTTCCTGCGCTGACATCCTGGCCGTTGTTGCTCGGGACTCGGTCGTTGCT TTGGGTGGACCAAGCTGGACTGTTCGATTGGGCAGAAGAGACTCGACCACAGCGAGCTTAAGTACAGCTAACAGTGACATCCCTGCCCCCACTTTGAACCTCAGCGGTCTCATCTCTTCCTTCTCAAACAAAGGTTTCAGTGCCAATGAAATGGTGGCTCTCTCAG GATCTCACACAATTGGACAAGCAAGGTGCACAAACTTCCGAGATCGGTTGTACAATGAAACCAACATAGATGCCTCATTCCAGTCGTCCTTGCAAGCCAACTGTCCCAGCTCTGGGGGTGACAACAATCTCTCTCCGCTTGACACCAAAAGCCCTACAACTTTTGACAATGCATACTTCACTAACTTGGTGAACAACAAGGGCCTTCTCCACTCTGATCAACAGCTCTTCAATGGGGGCTCCACGGATTCTCAAGTGACCACATACAGCACCAAGTCCACCACTTTCTTCACAGACTTTGCAAATGCCATAGTGAAGATGGGAAACCTCAGCCCACTTACCGGAACCAGTGGCCAGATCAGAACCAACTGCAGGAAAACCAACTGA